The Alnus glutinosa chromosome 3, dhAlnGlut1.1, whole genome shotgun sequence nucleotide sequence aaatataagaaaagggTCTCACTTAAATTTTTCACCttaagcctcaaaatttatcgagCCAGTCATGTTGAACCCACCtatccaaataaatttttaactaCCTAACCACCTACTTGgacaaataaatttcatatggGTTATCTCACATGCAGCAAATTGTTGGTGATCTTTATCCCTTAATCcgttatatatattacttaaaaATGGCAGATCTTCAATGGAGTGAgtcactcattttttttttgagaattctAGCCTTTAACCCTGTTGACATGTTtcacttttttttgttctttttttaacgATCAATAATATTTACGTGGTTGGATTTTGAGGAGACCACctatgttttcaattttttttttttttttttaatgaataattctTGGTAGGAATTTAAACTTGTAGAATTTTGGATAAATCAAGCGTTTGGGTCGTCAACTTCTTTTGACTATCTAAATCACGATCCTCAATCAACAATTCCCTTTGGCctcaaagaaaatgaagaaaacaaaaaagaaccaACAGTTTATGCAAATTCAAATCATGGTCCGTTATAAGCTCAATCAATACCATTTGTAAATTACAAATGTTGCGGCAtaatggaaggaaaaaaaaaaaaaaaaaatcagttctcGAAGACGATAACTAATAAAACTGATGAATGGTAGATTTGCAATAGAGATGTGATACTTGTCCAAGgcaattattatatatttaatcagGCAAAATTACATAGATCTTGATTATTCTTGACTTCAGCTCAATGACTGTCATTCCAATCTTGCATAGGCTTAAAAGACATATATTTAGTTAAGTGTCATATTAGCAGTCacaacaaaataatacaaattacaAGTTAAATTAGTAAAATAGCTTATAATATTGATTTTTGGGGAAATTATATTTTGCCCCAAACTATCACCTCAATCTCATTTGCACCTCTAAACTACTAACTCGAACTTATAAACTATCAGAATGTTTCGAGTTGCTCCCTGCGTCAAATCTAGTTGTTATTTTCTATGAAAAACTGAGTTATAATTTGAAATAGTTTGAAAGTATAAGTAGAATTCGGAGTCTTGCTTCTTTTACTGTATACTCTGCTGCAGCCTGCAATGAAATCTAATACTGTACCAGCTACCTCTTAAACTCTGAGATTGGAGTACCTCAGAAGTTCCAAATACAAAATGCTGGCTTTTTGtctccccctccccccttttCTCTAAAATAGTCTCACGCCCGCTTTCTCAAAAAATGTATGACATATACACATTCACAAAGGACAATTGTTCTCTCTAATAAGACAGCATTGGGGAAAGTGAATTCAGGACATAgtatttacttttaaaaaaataaaagatatggaCAGTTTCCATATAAGAAAAGAAGATAGATTAATTGCttctataaaatattaatgtatAGGACAACCCAGTAGCAAGATCAaatgtttggaccttggttaAAGCTCATATATTAAACTTagaaaaaaatgccaaaagcaGAAATTTCTGACTAACATGATATTAATTCACAAATAAGTAATGTCTTTCCTATAAACTCTAGTTGAACTAATGCTTCCAAGACAAAATCTAATGCTGATCATCTTTTCTAGGAAAAAGCTGACAGCAACTGAATCATCACGCTTGAAAGAGCATGGCTGGTTCACTAAGGCTATAAGTTAATGCAAGGATACTTCATCACAACAGATGATCTTTATCTATCAACATATAATTATTTGAGTATAATTTGGGAGTGTATATCTTATCGAAACCTAGTCAGCTACAAGCTTCATCAATGTATACCTTAAGCACCTATTCTCTTGCGCCATAAACCCCTGCTAGGCCTCAGAATTTGCTTCAGTAAAGCCATTTTGGGAACATTCCAGTGCTCCACATGCCTGAAGATTTTCATGGAGAGCTCAATATCCGAGAATGATAATGTTGGAAAGATAGAAAAGAATGTGTCAGATTGTGAAACTTTACCTGCATACTTTTCCAGATTGTGTGTCAAAGTAGTACTCTGTATATCCAGTTGCTGCAACATAGCTTACCGTATTTAGATTAGACGAGGTAGATAAACAGGTTTAAATCAATATAACAGGTTTGTTTTTTGACatgttctcttcttctttgcaTGTTTTTGTGAATATGTTATGATGCCTTTAATAGAAGAAACTGTATGCAAAAGAGTGCCAATGAGTTCACTGGCTTGAATATTTTGATGCATAAGAGCATAATACATACCAGAAAGAATGGGCTTCCAAGGAAATGACATGATACAACTAAATCGCCAATGCCCAACTCCCTTATCCTGCAATCACAGGAGGATTTGGTGTCCGAGATGGCAAACAAGAAGCTTCAAATGATAAAAGAGATGTGGAATCCACTTGGAAAGCTCACCTCAAAGTCTTCCCACTTCATAAGCTGCATATTTGACTTTTCTATAAGGGATCCAAAATTTGTACAATTCCTTTTGAAACGGCGGAGCCCTTTAAAGGAACCAGCTGGATCCGCAAATTCACAATCCTCTTCATAAGCATCGAGTGTAAGGCTCCCTAATCATTGGAAAAGAAAGAATGTTCAGTTAGGCCAAAGCATCATTTAATAGATAAGGagggaaaaagagaagaaaatttccAAAGCATGGCatatgataaaagaaaaaaaa carries:
- the LOC133864172 gene encoding uncharacterized protein LOC133864172, with product MATILSFASITPHLNCHHHTLIFKPNYCPKKYRLRCNGENQANNSSSSRESEPENALLKIAWYGSELLGIAASFFRSPPNVEAPERVLELAGDGSAMVERAIVVDTIKDDFERSYFVTGSLTLDAYEEDCEFADPAGSFKGLRRFKRNCTNFGSLIEKSNMQLMKWEDFEDKGVGHWRFSCIMSFPWKPILSATGYTEYYFDTQSGKVCRHVEHWNVPKMALLKQILRPSRGLWRKRIGA